A stretch of Peteryoungia algae DNA encodes these proteins:
- a CDS encoding GntR family transcriptional regulator, with protein sequence MKDRSTARQASAGSESSLRQLAYSRIEELLNWGQLRPSQVISQRELVETTGMTLSAIREAIPRLEAEGLLQTLPQRGLMVPSLDVTFIREAYQMRRVIELSAIPDLIQRLDRAIIRDWVDWHRAASDRLTTDDTVDLQTFLRDLQVYDWQMHAAMVDSMENSLISNVYRVTAIKIRMTAQARVRVTRDNAKRVIAEHIAFLTPMLEGSADAAALALSRHIDQSLTIALGGTVAN encoded by the coding sequence ATGAAAGACAGATCGACGGCACGGCAAGCCTCGGCCGGAAGCGAGAGCTCCCTCCGGCAACTGGCCTACAGCCGGATCGAAGAACTTCTCAACTGGGGCCAACTCAGGCCGAGCCAGGTCATTTCCCAGCGCGAACTGGTCGAGACGACCGGAATGACGCTGAGCGCCATACGCGAGGCCATCCCGCGCCTCGAGGCCGAGGGCCTTCTGCAGACCCTGCCCCAACGAGGACTGATGGTGCCGAGCCTCGACGTCACCTTCATTCGGGAAGCCTACCAGATGCGGCGCGTGATCGAGCTCAGTGCGATTCCTGATCTGATCCAGCGGCTCGACCGGGCCATCATCCGGGACTGGGTGGACTGGCACAGAGCGGCAAGCGACCGACTGACCACGGACGACACGGTCGATCTCCAGACTTTCCTGCGCGACCTTCAGGTCTATGACTGGCAAATGCATGCAGCCATGGTCGACTCCATGGAGAACAGCCTGATCTCGAACGTCTATCGGGTGACGGCCATCAAGATCCGGATGACGGCACAGGCCAGGGTTCGAGTAACCCGGGACAACGCAAAAAGAGTGATAGCGGAGCATATCGCCTTCCTCACGCCCATGCTCGAAGGCTCGGCCGATGCCGCCGCCTTGGCGCTTTCCCGCCACATCGATCAATCCCTGACGATTGCGCTCGGGGGGACGGTGGCAAACTGA
- a CDS encoding bifunctional sugar phosphate isomerase/epimerase/4-hydroxyphenylpyruvate dioxygenase family protein, with the protein MKTSIATVSISGEFEEKLAAIARAGFDAVEIFENDFLAFDRSPAEVGQMVRDHGLAVSLFQPFRDFEGMPEPFRSRNFDRAERKFDLMAELGTDMMLICSNTSPVSLGGVDRAAEDFHALGERAARRGLKVGYEALAWGRHIHDHRDAWEIVRRADHPNIGLILDSFHTLSRKIDLNSIRTIPGDRIFIVQLADAPLIEMDLLYWSRHFRNMPGEGDLPVVAFMAAVAATGYNGYLSLEIFNDQFRGGSPDAISKDGRRSLVNLMDQVARAEPGIRIPVPAMPDRAKVSGVSFIEFAAGDAEERELEALFGVLGFDAVARHRSKAVTLYRQGEINLILNREEKGFANASYLVHGANAYAFGLMVDDAALAHARALKLGAEDFRQSVGPGELQVPAIRGVGGGIVYFLDQKSDLARIFDVEFVKIEGRPGVDADVGLTRIDHLAQTTRYDEMLTWLLFYTSQLDADKTPVVDIVDPAGLVRSQVVETRDGRLRITLNGAENRNTLAGRFIAETFGSGIQHIAFETNDIFATAAALAARGFNALTISPNYYDDIEARFGLDPQVVERMKLANILYDRDDAGEYFQLYSPTYGEGFFFEIVERRGYRGYGAPNAIFRIAALKRHLRPKGMPR; encoded by the coding sequence GTGAAGACCTCGATTGCAACAGTCTCCATCAGTGGTGAATTCGAAGAAAAGCTCGCAGCGATCGCGCGGGCCGGTTTCGATGCGGTCGAGATCTTCGAGAACGACTTCCTCGCCTTCGATCGGTCGCCAGCGGAAGTGGGTCAGATGGTCCGCGATCACGGCCTCGCCGTTTCACTCTTTCAGCCGTTTCGCGATTTCGAGGGCATGCCCGAACCGTTCCGCTCACGCAATTTCGATCGTGCCGAGCGCAAGTTTGATCTGATGGCCGAGCTCGGCACGGACATGATGCTGATCTGCTCCAACACGTCACCTGTCTCTCTCGGTGGGGTCGATCGGGCTGCGGAGGACTTTCATGCGCTGGGCGAGCGGGCGGCCCGCCGTGGTCTGAAAGTGGGCTATGAAGCCCTCGCCTGGGGGCGGCATATCCATGATCACCGCGACGCCTGGGAGATCGTGCGTCGTGCGGATCATCCCAATATCGGCCTGATCCTGGACAGCTTCCATACCTTGTCGCGCAAGATAGACCTGAACTCGATCCGCACGATCCCTGGCGATCGTATCTTCATCGTGCAGCTTGCCGATGCGCCGCTGATCGAGATGGATCTGCTCTACTGGTCGCGCCATTTCCGCAACATGCCGGGCGAGGGGGACCTGCCGGTTGTGGCCTTCATGGCGGCTGTCGCGGCAACCGGTTACAACGGCTATCTTTCGCTGGAGATCTTCAACGACCAGTTTCGTGGCGGATCGCCCGATGCCATTTCAAAGGATGGTCGACGCTCGCTCGTCAATCTCATGGACCAGGTGGCGCGAGCGGAACCGGGGATCCGCATTCCGGTCCCGGCCATGCCGGATCGTGCGAAGGTCTCGGGTGTCTCCTTCATTGAGTTTGCAGCTGGCGACGCCGAGGAGCGGGAGCTGGAGGCGCTGTTCGGCGTGCTGGGCTTTGATGCCGTCGCCAGGCACCGCAGCAAGGCCGTCACACTCTACCGTCAGGGCGAAATCAATCTCATCCTCAACAGGGAGGAGAAGGGCTTCGCCAACGCCTCCTATCTCGTTCATGGTGCCAATGCCTATGCGTTCGGTCTCATGGTCGACGATGCGGCTTTGGCGCATGCGCGTGCCCTGAAACTCGGAGCCGAGGATTTCAGGCAGTCGGTTGGGCCGGGCGAGTTGCAGGTGCCGGCAATCCGCGGTGTGGGTGGGGGTATCGTCTATTTCCTTGACCAGAAGAGCGATCTCGCTCGCATCTTCGACGTGGAATTCGTCAAGATCGAAGGGCGGCCTGGAGTAGATGCGGATGTCGGCCTGACCCGGATCGACCATCTCGCCCAGACGACGCGTTACGATGAAATGCTGACCTGGCTTCTCTTCTACACGTCACAGCTCGACGCCGACAAGACGCCGGTGGTGGACATTGTCGACCCGGCGGGCCTCGTCCGGAGCCAGGTGGTCGAGACACGGGACGGGCGGCTCCGGATTACCCTCAACGGAGCCGAAAATCGCAACACGCTTGCCGGCCGCTTCATCGCGGAGACCTTCGGTTCCGGCATCCAGCATATCGCCTTCGAAACGAATGATATCTTTGCGACGGCTGCGGCTCTCGCCGCCAGGGGTTTCAACGCCCTCACCATCTCCCCCAACTATTACGACGACATCGAGGCGCGGTTCGGTCTCGATCCGCAGGTGGTCGAGCGGATGAAGCTTGCCAACATTCTCTATGATCGTGACGATGCAGGCGAGTATTTCCAGCTCTACTCGCCGACCTATGGAGAGGGCTTCTTCTTCGAAATCGTCGAGCGGCGCGGCTATCGGGGCTATGGCGCGCCGAACGCAATCTTCCGGATCGCAGCCCTCAAGCGTCACCTTCGTCCGAAGGGGATGCCGAGATGA
- a CDS encoding shikimate dehydrogenase: protein MTRQRDTLRAGLIGYGIQRSLTPAMHVQEGRAHGLDYSYELLDLNERERSADDLESLVVEAEERGFCGLNITYPCKQKILPLLTDITDDARKLGAVNTVVLRDGRRIGHNTDWWGFSQGLRRQLPEADLSSVVQIGAGGAGAATAFAALEMGAKALAIFDIDEMKSAELASLMAGLFPGARVEPVRDLSAGIEKATGLVHATPMGMDKHPGMPLPAELLSPSLWVAEIVYFPLETALLQAARRCGCRVANGGGMAVFQAVGAFSLFTGIEPNANRMLDHFQALTQGEPA from the coding sequence ATGACAAGACAGCGTGACACATTGCGGGCCGGTCTGATCGGATATGGCATCCAGCGGTCACTGACGCCTGCCATGCATGTGCAGGAGGGGCGGGCTCATGGGCTCGACTATTCTTACGAACTTCTCGACCTCAACGAGCGCGAGCGCAGTGCCGATGACCTCGAAAGCCTGGTTGTCGAGGCGGAGGAGCGGGGTTTCTGTGGGCTGAACATCACATATCCCTGCAAGCAGAAAATTTTGCCGCTGCTTACCGACATCACCGACGATGCGCGCAAGCTGGGTGCGGTGAACACCGTGGTGCTGCGGGACGGGAGGCGGATCGGTCACAACACAGACTGGTGGGGATTTTCCCAGGGTCTGCGACGGCAGCTGCCCGAGGCGGACCTGTCCTCCGTGGTCCAGATCGGTGCCGGGGGTGCTGGTGCGGCTACGGCCTTTGCCGCGCTGGAGATGGGGGCGAAGGCGCTTGCGATTTTCGATATCGACGAGATGAAATCTGCCGAGCTGGCGTCGCTGATGGCCGGTCTTTTCCCCGGCGCGCGCGTAGAGCCGGTTCGTGATCTCTCGGCCGGGATCGAAAAGGCGACGGGGCTGGTGCATGCTACGCCGATGGGTATGGACAAGCATCCGGGCATGCCGTTGCCAGCGGAGCTGCTCAGCCCGTCGCTCTGGGTTGCCGAGATCGTGTACTTCCCGCTGGAGACGGCGCTTTTGCAGGCTGCACGTCGGTGTGGATGTCGGGTGGCGAACGGCGGCGGCATGGCCGTCTTCCAGGCGGTCGGGGCATTCTCCCTGTTTACCGGTATCGAGCCCAATGCGAACCGGATGCTTGATCATTTCCAGGCTCTGACCCAGGGAGAGCCGGCGTGA
- a CDS encoding TetR family transcriptional regulator → MTKTARETRRNDPERTREDILDVATEEFAEFGLSGARVDSIAEKTRTSKRMIYYYYGSKEGLYLAVLEKAYRKIRTLEADLQLKELPPDEALRRLISSTFDHDEHNPDFVRLVSIENIHHAMHMKRSSEIAELNISVIRTLQDIIDRGLASGIFKRRADAIDVHMLISAFCFFRVSNRYTFGTIFKRDLSEPELYGRHKSMIADAVLGYLRTSETAAS, encoded by the coding sequence ATGACGAAGACGGCGAGGGAAACGCGCAGGAATGATCCCGAACGGACGCGGGAGGACATTCTCGATGTCGCGACGGAGGAATTCGCCGAATTCGGCCTGTCCGGCGCGCGGGTCGATTCGATTGCGGAAAAGACGCGCACATCCAAGCGGATGATCTATTATTACTATGGCAGCAAGGAAGGCCTCTATCTCGCCGTTCTGGAAAAGGCCTATCGCAAGATCCGTACGCTGGAAGCGGACCTGCAGCTCAAAGAACTACCGCCGGATGAAGCGCTTCGCCGATTGATCAGCAGCACCTTCGATCACGACGAGCACAATCCCGACTTCGTCCGTCTGGTCAGCATCGAGAACATACACCACGCCATGCATATGAAGCGATCAAGCGAGATCGCCGAGCTCAACATTTCCGTCATTCGCACCCTGCAGGACATCATCGACCGGGGTCTGGCAAGCGGGATCTTCAAACGCCGTGCCGACGCGATCGACGTGCATATGCTGATCAGTGCCTTCTGCTTCTTCCGCGTTTCCAACCGCTACACCTTCGGGACGATCTTCAAGCGTGACCTGTCCGAACCGGAACTCTACGGCCGCCACAAGTCGATGATTGCGGATGCTGTCCTGGGATATCTGCGCACGAGCGAGACTGCTGCATCGTGA
- the rhaI gene encoding L-rhamnose catabolism isomerase, whose translation MSETRIAVEVVAADNDRREAGHRSDYQRLGEKLARSSIDIEAVTAKVAEFFVAVPSWGVGTGGTRFARFPGQGEPRHIFDKLDDCGVIQQLTRATPTVSLHIPWDKADPKSLKDRADALGLGFDAMNSNTFSDAPDQAHSYKYGSLSHVDAATRRQAVEHNLECIEIGRALGSKALTVWIGDGSNFPGQASFTRQFERYLAAMADIYKALPDDWRLFSEHKMYEPAFYSTVVQDWGTNYLIAQTLGEKAYCLVDLGHHAPNTNIEMIVARLIQFGKLGGFHFNDSKYGDDDLDAGSVEPYRLFLVFNELVDAEYRGVKGFHPAHMIDQSHNVTDPIESLISSANEIRRAYAQALLVDRVALEGYQGDNDALMASETLKKAYRTDVEPILAEARRRSGGAIDPVAAYRASGYRAQVASERPTVKGGSGGIV comes from the coding sequence ATGAGCGAGACACGAATTGCCGTCGAGGTTGTCGCGGCCGACAATGATCGGCGCGAGGCCGGACATCGCAGCGACTATCAGAGGCTGGGTGAAAAGCTTGCCCGCAGCTCGATCGACATCGAGGCGGTCACGGCAAAGGTCGCCGAGTTCTTTGTCGCTGTCCCTTCCTGGGGCGTCGGCACCGGGGGGACGCGTTTTGCCCGTTTCCCGGGGCAGGGCGAGCCGCGTCACATCTTCGACAAGCTGGACGATTGCGGGGTGATCCAGCAGTTGACCCGCGCAACACCGACTGTGTCGTTGCATATCCCCTGGGACAAGGCGGACCCCAAGTCCTTGAAGGACAGGGCGGATGCGCTCGGGCTTGGTTTCGATGCGATGAATTCGAACACCTTCTCGGACGCCCCGGATCAGGCGCATTCCTACAAGTATGGCTCCCTAAGCCATGTGGACGCTGCGACGCGCCGCCAGGCCGTCGAGCATAATCTGGAATGCATCGAGATCGGCCGTGCGCTCGGCTCCAAGGCGTTGACCGTTTGGATCGGAGACGGGTCCAACTTCCCGGGCCAGGCCAGTTTCACCCGGCAGTTCGAGCGCTACCTGGCTGCCATGGCGGATATCTACAAGGCATTGCCGGACGACTGGCGCCTGTTCTCCGAGCACAAGATGTACGAGCCGGCCTTCTACTCGACGGTCGTGCAGGACTGGGGCACGAACTATCTGATCGCGCAGACACTCGGCGAAAAGGCCTATTGCCTCGTCGATCTCGGCCACCACGCGCCGAACACGAACATCGAAATGATCGTCGCCCGGCTCATTCAGTTCGGCAAGCTCGGCGGATTCCATTTCAACGACAGCAAATATGGTGACGACGATCTCGATGCCGGTTCGGTCGAGCCCTATCGCCTGTTCCTGGTGTTCAACGAGCTGGTGGATGCGGAATATCGCGGAGTGAAGGGTTTCCATCCGGCCCACATGATCGACCAGAGCCACAACGTCACCGATCCGATCGAGAGCCTCATTTCCAGCGCCAACGAAATCCGCCGCGCCTATGCACAGGCCCTGCTGGTGGATCGGGTCGCCCTGGAAGGCTATCAGGGCGACAATGACGCTCTCATGGCGTCCGAGACGTTGAAGAAGGCCTATCGGACCGATGTTGAACCGATCCTGGCCGAAGCTCGTCGTCGTTCGGGCGGCGCCATCGATCCTGTGGCCGCCTATCGGGCGAGCGGTTATCGTGCGCAGGTGGCCAGCGAACGGCCGACCGTCAAGGGTGGTTCCGGCGGCATCGTCTAG
- a CDS encoding bifunctional rhamnulose-1-phosphate aldolase/short-chain dehydrogenase gives MTAQTRLLESRWDDEHAATLDEPGKLLYRSNLLGADKRITNYGGGNTSAKVMEIDPLSGQTVKVLWVKGSGGDVGTIKIDGFATLYQDKLEALKGIYQGVADEDRMVGFLPHCTFNLNPRAASIDTPLHGFVPFTHVDHMHPDAIIAIAASKNSRELTAKIFGSEIGWLPWRRPGFQLGLDLEAFVKANPAAKGVVLESHGLFTWADDAKDCYLLTLEIINKAIAWFAKETEGKTIFGGAVSKALPAEERRAIAARLMPEIRGRIGTGERKLGHFDDQDAVLEFVNSKSLQPLGALGTSCPDHFLRTKIRPLIVDFDPAKPDVDAVLVGLDKALEAYRADYTRYYEACRHDNSPAIRDPNPVIFLVPGVGMFSFAKDKATARIAGEFYVNAINVMRGASTVSEYQGLPEQEAFDIEYWLLEEAKLQRMPKPKSLAGRVAIVTGGAGGIGRATADRLMAEGACVVLADIDADALDRTVADFRKRHGADAVRSAQLDVTREDAVIKAFAETCVEFGGADILVSNAGIASSAPVEDTTLAMWDKNISILATGYFLVSREAFRLFRRQGLGGNIVFVASKNGLASSPNASAYCTAKAAEIHLARCLALEGADAGIRVNTVNPDAVLRGSKIWTGEWREQRAASSKIEVDDLEEHYRKRSMLKLNVFPEDIAEAIYFLASDLSAKSTGNIINVDAGNAQSFPR, from the coding sequence ATGACGGCTCAAACCCGCCTTCTCGAAAGCCGTTGGGATGATGAGCATGCTGCAACGCTCGATGAGCCCGGCAAGCTTCTCTATCGCTCCAACCTGCTCGGTGCCGACAAGCGCATCACCAATTACGGGGGCGGCAACACATCCGCAAAGGTGATGGAAATCGATCCGCTGTCGGGGCAGACGGTCAAGGTTCTCTGGGTCAAGGGATCGGGCGGCGATGTCGGCACGATCAAGATCGATGGTTTCGCGACGCTCTATCAGGACAAGCTGGAAGCGCTGAAGGGTATCTACCAAGGCGTCGCGGACGAAGACCGCATGGTCGGCTTCCTCCCGCACTGCACCTTCAACCTCAATCCGCGCGCGGCCTCGATCGATACGCCGCTGCATGGCTTCGTGCCCTTCACACATGTCGATCACATGCATCCCGATGCGATCATCGCGATCGCGGCTTCGAAGAATTCCAGGGAACTGACCGCAAAGATCTTCGGATCCGAGATCGGCTGGCTGCCCTGGCGCCGTCCCGGCTTCCAGCTCGGTCTCGATCTCGAAGCCTTCGTGAAGGCAAACCCTGCTGCCAAGGGCGTGGTTCTCGAAAGCCACGGCCTGTTCACCTGGGCCGATGATGCCAAGGACTGCTATCTGCTGACGCTTGAAATCATCAACAAGGCGATCGCATGGTTTGCGAAAGAGACCGAAGGCAAGACCATCTTCGGCGGCGCAGTGTCGAAGGCCTTGCCCGCCGAGGAACGTCGCGCGATTGCTGCGCGCCTGATGCCGGAAATACGGGGGCGCATTGGCACGGGTGAGCGCAAGCTGGGTCATTTCGACGATCAGGATGCCGTGCTCGAATTCGTCAATTCAAAGAGCCTGCAGCCGCTCGGCGCGCTCGGGACGTCCTGCCCGGACCACTTCCTGCGCACAAAGATCCGACCGCTGATCGTCGATTTCGATCCGGCAAAGCCTGATGTGGACGCCGTTCTTGTTGGCCTCGACAAGGCGCTCGAGGCCTATCGCGCCGATTATACGCGTTATTACGAGGCTTGCCGTCACGACAATTCGCCCGCCATCCGCGATCCGAACCCGGTGATTTTCCTGGTTCCCGGCGTCGGCATGTTTTCCTTTGCCAAGGACAAGGCGACAGCCCGGATCGCCGGCGAGTTTTACGTCAATGCGATCAATGTGATGCGCGGTGCCTCGACCGTTTCCGAGTATCAGGGGCTGCCAGAGCAGGAAGCCTTCGACATCGAATACTGGCTCCTTGAAGAGGCGAAGCTGCAGCGCATGCCGAAGCCGAAGAGCCTTGCTGGGCGGGTTGCCATCGTCACAGGCGGTGCCGGCGGGATTGGTCGGGCAACGGCGGACCGGTTGATGGCCGAAGGGGCCTGCGTGGTGCTGGCTGATATCGATGCCGATGCGCTCGACCGGACGGTGGCGGATTTCCGGAAGCGTCACGGTGCCGACGCCGTGCGCTCTGCGCAACTCGATGTGACGCGCGAAGATGCGGTTATCAAGGCATTCGCGGAGACCTGCGTGGAATTCGGTGGCGCCGACATTCTCGTCTCGAATGCCGGGATTGCCTCGTCGGCACCGGTGGAAGACACCACGCTTGCGATGTGGGACAAGAATATCAGCATCCTGGCAACCGGTTATTTCCTGGTTTCGCGGGAAGCCTTCCGCCTGTTCCGGCGTCAGGGGCTCGGCGGTAATATCGTCTTTGTTGCTTCGAAGAACGGCCTTGCCTCGTCGCCAAATGCGTCGGCCTACTGCACGGCCAAGGCGGCCGAGATTCATCTCGCCCGTTGCCTGGCGCTCGAAGGTGCCGATGCCGGCATTCGGGTAAATACGGTCAATCCGGATGCCGTGTTGCGCGGCTCGAAGATATGGACCGGTGAGTGGCGCGAACAGCGCGCGGCCTCTTCGAAGATCGAGGTGGACGATCTCGAAGAGCATTACCGCAAGCGGTCGATGCTGAAGCTCAACGTCTTCCCGGAAGACATTGCCGAAGCCATCTACTTCCTTGCGTCCGATCTTTCGGCGAAATCGACCGGCAACATCATCAATGTCGATGCCGGCAATGCGCAAAGCTTCCCGCGCTGA
- a CDS encoding DeoR/GlpR family DNA-binding transcription regulator: MHERERHRIILSAIQEKPVITVQDIAELTEASEATIRRDIASLHVQGKLRRVRGGAEAVHPPQLGNLAARPFRVSESVNIDKKRAIARAAVDLCEEGDSIIINGGTTTFQMVHFMSARRLQVMTNSFAIAEHLVKHSKCTVSVPGGAIYRDQSLILSPFENDAIRNFYARRIFIGAQGINALGVMESDALVIQSEQKLVRQAEELIVMVDSSKFAKRSSLILCALDKVSTIITDDGISDEAAAMVTDAGVRLMTVKPMASSAREDTSSVA, encoded by the coding sequence ATGCACGAACGTGAACGCCATCGCATTATTCTGAGCGCGATCCAGGAAAAGCCTGTGATCACGGTGCAGGATATTGCCGAGCTGACCGAGGCTTCGGAGGCCACGATCCGCCGGGATATTGCGTCACTTCACGTACAGGGAAAACTGAGACGCGTACGGGGTGGCGCGGAAGCCGTCCATCCGCCGCAGCTCGGAAATCTCGCCGCCCGCCCTTTTCGCGTCTCCGAATCGGTCAATATCGACAAGAAGCGCGCAATAGCGCGCGCTGCGGTCGATCTGTGCGAAGAAGGCGATTCGATCATCATCAATGGGGGCACCACCACCTTTCAGATGGTGCATTTCATGTCGGCCCGCCGCCTGCAGGTCATGACCAATTCTTTCGCAATCGCCGAACATCTGGTGAAGCATTCGAAATGCACGGTCTCGGTTCCCGGCGGCGCGATCTATCGGGATCAGAGCCTGATCCTGTCCCCCTTCGAAAACGACGCGATCCGCAATTTCTACGCCCGCCGCATCTTCATTGGGGCGCAGGGGATCAATGCGCTGGGGGTGATGGAATCGGATGCGCTCGTCATCCAAAGCGAGCAGAAACTTGTCCGCCAGGCCGAAGAGCTCATCGTCATGGTGGACTCGAGCAAGTTCGCCAAGCGATCAAGCCTGATCCTGTGTGCGCTCGACAAGGTCTCCACGATCATCACTGACGACGGAATTTCCGACGAGGCGGCCGCCATGGTCACCGACGCCGGCGTAAGGCTCATGACCGTGAAGCCGATGGCTTCCTCGGCAAGGGAGGATACCTCGTCGGTCGCATAG
- the rhaS gene encoding rhamnose ABC transporter substrate-binding protein, giving the protein MKLTKILLASAAIALATMGSAAQAADMKIALVVKSLGIGFFEAANKGAQEAAQELGGVEVIYTGPTSTTAEGQIEVINSLIAQGVDAIAISANDPDAVVPALKKAMDRGIKVISWDSGVAAEGRIMHLNPSSNALIGKMCLQLAANHLPDGKGDFAILSATTTSTNQNIWIEEMKAQLKDFPGLNLVTTVYGDDLADKSYREANGLLTSQSNVKVIVAPTTVGVLAASQAVKDAGKIGDVYVTGLGLPSEMAGAIQSGATKEFAIWNPIDLGYSATQIAYRLAKGETDAAPGSEIEAGRMGKIKIGDGGEAAMADPFVYNASNIEEFSKIF; this is encoded by the coding sequence ATGAAACTGACGAAAATCTTGCTGGCCAGTGCGGCCATTGCACTCGCGACCATGGGCTCGGCTGCGCAGGCCGCCGACATGAAGATCGCACTCGTGGTCAAATCGCTCGGCATCGGCTTCTTCGAAGCTGCCAACAAGGGCGCTCAGGAAGCCGCCCAGGAGCTGGGTGGCGTCGAAGTCATCTACACCGGCCCGACCTCGACCACGGCTGAGGGCCAGATCGAAGTGATCAACTCGCTGATCGCGCAGGGCGTCGATGCCATCGCAATCTCCGCCAATGACCCGGATGCGGTTGTCCCGGCCCTCAAGAAGGCCATGGACCGCGGCATCAAGGTCATCTCCTGGGATAGCGGCGTCGCAGCCGAAGGCCGCATCATGCACCTGAACCCGTCCTCCAACGCGCTGATCGGCAAGATGTGCCTGCAGCTCGCGGCAAACCACCTGCCAGACGGCAAGGGTGACTTCGCCATCCTGTCGGCCACGACGACCTCCACGAACCAGAACATCTGGATAGAGGAAATGAAGGCGCAGCTGAAGGACTTCCCCGGCCTGAACCTCGTCACGACAGTCTATGGTGACGACCTCGCCGACAAGAGCTACCGGGAAGCCAATGGCCTCCTGACCTCGCAGTCCAACGTCAAGGTCATCGTCGCCCCGACGACAGTCGGTGTTCTCGCGGCCTCGCAGGCCGTCAAGGATGCAGGCAAAATCGGCGACGTCTATGTCACCGGCCTTGGCCTCCCCTCCGAAATGGCGGGTGCCATCCAGTCGGGTGCAACGAAGGAATTCGCCATCTGGAACCCGATCGACCTCGGTTATTCCGCAACCCAGATCGCCTATCGCCTTGCCAAGGGTGAGACCGATGCTGCTCCGGGTTCGGAAATCGAAGCCGGCCGCATGGGCAAGATCAAGATCGGTGACGGTGGCGAAGCCGCCATGGCTGATCCCTTCGTCTACAACGCCTCGAACATCGAGGAATTCTCCAAGATCTTCTGA